A single window of Candidatus Atribacteria bacterium ADurb.Bin276 DNA harbors:
- the gluP_2 gene encoding Rhomboid protease GluP, whose translation MVFFLILLNLVFFLTTLISGGFSVPILLRLGAKFGPLIVAGEWQRLLLCMFLHGSIWHLFFNMYALYNLGRLAEGVYGAKKFFIIYIVTGMGGSLLSLLMNYSNVSVGASGAIFGLAGALFASGLKYRNTSLNRLARSLLPFILINLLIGFVTPVVDNGAHIGGLLSGMLLGYLVSPGESWFAWKKKAEEIIQWAMVVFIAVSVVTFFIPNTWQKSSIDSVITFHNQMQNYIWIAQNGNPPPVHLLENLPAPDREAREIKNKMLEYSSSRTKNAAILQEIENDFMVWRDRVLKKYEGLIYEKDS comes from the coding sequence TTTTCTTACAACATTAATAAGTGGTGGTTTTTCCGTTCCAATACTCCTCCGTTTAGGTGCGAAATTTGGCCCCCTCATTGTTGCTGGAGAATGGCAAAGACTTCTGTTATGCATGTTTCTTCATGGGAGCATCTGGCACCTTTTCTTTAATATGTATGCACTCTATAATTTAGGCCGATTAGCTGAAGGAGTCTATGGAGCAAAGAAGTTTTTTATAATTTACATTGTCACTGGAATGGGAGGGAGCCTGCTTTCGCTTTTAATGAATTATTCCAATGTAAGCGTTGGAGCGAGTGGTGCCATCTTCGGTTTGGCTGGTGCGTTATTTGCTAGTGGATTAAAATACCGGAACACATCTTTAAATAGACTCGCCAGAAGTTTACTTCCTTTTATCCTTATAAATTTACTTATCGGTTTTGTAACTCCGGTAGTAGATAATGGTGCTCATATTGGTGGTTTGCTGAGTGGAATGCTTTTGGGTTACCTCGTTTCTCCTGGAGAAAGTTGGTTTGCATGGAAGAAAAAAGCCGAGGAAATCATTCAGTGGGCTATGGTGGTTTTTATTGCTGTAAGTGTGGTCACTTTTTTTATCCCCAACACTTGGCAAAAATCCTCAATTGATTCAGTGATTACGTTTCATAATCAAATGCAAAATTATATTTGGATTGCCCAAAATGGAAATCCACCTCCGGTTCACCTTCTGGAAAACCTCCCCGCCCCAGATCGAGAAGCTCGGGAAATAAAAAATAAAATGCTTGAATATTCTTCCAGCAGAACAAAAAACGCTGCCATCCTACAGGAGATTGAAAATGATTTTATGGTATGGAGAGATCGGGTTTTAAAAAAATATGAAGGTTTAATTTATGAAAAGGATAGTTAG